CGATAGAAGGGCAGCTCGCCCGTTTCCGCCGCGGCTTTGAGCAGCGGCAGGTACTGCGGAATTTTATTGGAGTGCTGAATCACCCACCACACCGCCTCGTTCGTGGGCGTGCCCACCAGCGACTTGCCCGGGTAGCCGTAGCGCCGCACGATGGCCGCCACCCGGCGCATATCAGACGAGTCAGTGCGGATCATGTTGGTGGATAAATAATTGCCTAGCTCGCCTTTGGCCAGGTGCAGGGCCGCTTCGGTGGCCTCGGCTTTGCCGGGGCCCATGCCCGTCATCATCATTTCGCGGTACCGCTGGTCCTGCACGTAAATGCTGTCCAGCTCCCGCTTGAGCGGCAGGTTCAGCTTCGTTTGGGCGAAGGCGGGCGGGGCCAGCAGCAGGGCCAGCGGCAAAAGGTGCTTCATGCCAACAAGATAGCGCGGCGGCCCAGGAGGGTTGCACGCATCAACCCAGCCGCACTTGCCCGTCGCCGCGCACCAGCCACTTGTAGCTGGTCAGCTCCTCCAGGCCCATGGGGCCCCGGGCGTGCAGCTTCTGGGTACTGATGCCGATTTCGGCCCCCAGCCCAAATTGGGCCCCGTCGGTGAAGGCCGTGGAGGCGTTGGCGTACACCGCGGCCGCGTCCACGCGCTGCAAAAAGGTGTCGATGTGGGCCGGCGTTTCCGAAATAATGGCTTCGCTGTGGCGCGAGCCGTGCCGGGCAATGTGGGCCAGGGCCCCCGCCAGGTCGGGCACCGTTTTGATGGCCATGCGCAGCGCCAAAAACTCGGTGCCGAAGTGCGCCTCGTTGGCCGGGGCCAGCAGGGCGGCGGGGTAGTGGCCGGCCAGGGCCCCCAGGGCCGGCGCGTCGGCAAAAATCTCCACCCCGGCCGCGGCCAGCGGCGCCGCCAGCGCCGGCAAGTCGGCCAAACGGCTCGCGTGGATGAGCAGACAGTCGAGCGAGTTGCACACGCTCACGCGGCGGGTTTTGGCGTTGGCGATGATGGCTGCGCCCTTGGCCAGGTCGCCGCTCGCGTCGAAGTAGGTGTGCACCACGCCCGCCCCGGTTTCGATGACGGGCACCTTGGCGTGCTGGCGCACGTAGTCAATCATCCCCTGGCTGCCCCGCGGAATCACCACGTCCACGAAGCCCACGGCCCCGAGCAGGGCCTCGGTGGCGGCGCGGTCGGGCGGGAGCAGCGTGGCCACGGCACGCGGCAGGCCGTGGCGCTCCAGCACGGGCCCCGCCACGGCCAGCGCCGCCGCGTTGGAGTAAGCTGCGTCGGAGCCGCCCTTCAGCAAGCAGGCGTTGCCGGTTTTCAGGCACAGCGCCAGGCTGTCGAAGGTCACGTTGGGCCGCGCTTCGTAGATGATGCCGACCACGCCCAGCGGTACCCGTATTTTGCTCAAATGCAAGCCGTTGGGCAAGGTCTCGTCGCTAAGCGTCTGGCCGAGCGGCGAGGGCAGGGCGGCCACGTTTTCCAAATCGGCGGCGATGCCGGCCAGGCGCTCGGCGGTGAGGCGCAGGCGGTCGTGGCGCGGGTCGGCCGCGGGCATGCGGGCCAGGTCGCGGGCATTCTCGGCCAGCAAAAACGGCGTTTCGGCGCGCACAGTAGCGGCCAGCTCGCGCAACAGCGCATCGGTGGCGGCGGGCGCCAGGGCCCCCAGCGCGTAGCTGGCCTGCTGGGTAGCAGAGAAAAGGGCGGCGTAGTGGGTGGCGGTGGCAGTCATGGGCAGCGGAGCAAAAGCTCTGCAAAGAACGGCTTGGGCTGCTGGCTTTTCGCCGGCGGCCCGGTGTCTACCGGGGCCCGGCCGGTGGGCCCCGCGGCGGGGGCTAGCGGAGTAGTTTGAATGGCATAGCTTTGCGGCATGGAAACGCGGCTGACCCTTGCGGACGTTCACCAGCAGCACGGTCGGAACTCGGCCGCTGGGCAGGTTTTGGTGTACCGTTTGGAGGATGTGGCGCGACCCGTCTCGTTCCCGCACCAGCGGCGGGACTTCTATAAAATAAAGCTGCTGTGCAGCGTGCAGGGCATCCTGGGCTACGCCGACCAGCAAGTGGCGGTGCAGGATTGCGCCCTGATTCTGGCTAACCCCTTGGTTGCCTTTTCCTGGGAGCGGCTGGCCGGCCACGAAACGGGCTTCGCCTGCTTGTTCACGGAGGAGTTTTTACCGCCGGCGCTGCGCCCCGATGGTGTGGCCGGCTCGCCGCTGTTCCGGGTGGGGGGCAGCCCGGTGCTGTTCCCCGCGCCGGCAGAAGTACACCGGCTCAGCAACCTCTTTGCGCAACTGCTGGCGGAAGCGCAGTCGTCGTACGTCAACAAGAACGAGCTGCTGCGCAACTACTTGCAAATCATTTTGCACGAGTTGCTCAAACTAGAGCCGGCCGCGCCCTTCCACCGGCCGGGCACGTCCGCCGCTCGCCTCAGCGCGGCGTTTTTGGAGCTGCTGGACCGGCAGTTTCCCATTGCTTCGCCGCAGCACACGCTGCCGCTTAAGAATGCGAACGAGTTTGCCCAGCATCTGGCTGTGCACACCAACCACCTCAACAAAGCGCTGAAAGACGTGACGGGCAAAACCACCACGGCGCACATCGCCGAAAAGGTAGCCGCCGAAGCCAAGGCGCTGCTACGCCACAGCGACTGGACCCTGGCGGAAATAGGCTATTGCCTAGGCTTCGGGCACGCCCCCAATTTTAACAGCTTCTTCAAAAAGCGGACTGGGCAAGCGCCCAATCAGTACCGCCGGCAGCCGGTGGTGGTTTCATAAGTTTTGGATTGATTCGCATAACATTGCCCCGCTGCCCGCCGCGACCTTTGCCTTCCTCAACCACCCAGGTAAAAAGGCAATACCATGGAAAACGGAATAACGGGCAAGGTCGTCGCCATTACGGGGGCGAGCAGCGGCATTGGCGAAGCCACGGCGCTGCTACTCGCCGCGCAAGGGGCGAAAGTGGTGCTTGGCGCCCGGGGCCCCGAACGCCTGGCGGCGCTGGCGGCCCGCATTGCGGCGGCGGGCGGCGAGGTAGCCTACGCCCCCACCGACGTGCGGCAGCGCGCCGATGTGGACAAACTAATCCAGCTGGCCACGAGCCGGTACGGCCAGCTAGACGTGCTCATCAGCAACGCCGGCGTGATGCCGATTTCGCCCCTCGACGACCTGCGCGTGGCAGATTGGGAGGACATGGTGGACGTCAACCTTAAGGGCGTGCTGTACGGCATTGCCGCCGCGCTGCCCCTTTTTCGCCAGCAAGGGTTTGGGCACTTCGTCAACACGGCTTCCACCGCGGCGCACAAAACGGTGCCGAACCAGGCGGTTTATTCCGCCACGAAATTTGCCGTGCGGGCCCTGTCCGAGGGCCTGCGCCAGGAGGCCGGCGCGCACCTGCGCGTCACCGTTATTTCTCCCGGCTTCGTGCACACAAATTTCGCGGACGGCGTGACCAACCCGGAAGTGAAGGCGCAACTCGAAGCCGCCCGCGACGCCATGGCGCTGCCGCCCGCGGCCATTGCCCGCGCCATTGCGTTCGCCATTGCGCAACCGGCCAGCGTAGACGTAGGCGAAATCATCGTTCGCCCCACGGCGCAGGGCTAGCGGCGGGGCCCCGGGGCCCTAGTAGGTCAAATCTAGCCGGTTGTCGGGTACAACCGTTTGAGTTTGATGCGGGCCTTCTCGGTTGTAAACTGCCAGTTGGTGGGTGCCCCCAGTTGGTTGCGCGCTAGTTGCCAAGCGTAGCAGTGCGCTTCCAGCGTCGGCCGGTCGGGCACGCGCTGCGGCAGGCCGTGGGTGAGCAGGGCGGCAAACTCGATTTCAGCCATGTTGAGCCACGAGCCATGCTTGGGGGTGAACACAAATTCCACGCGCTGCAACAGGGCGTGCGCCCGTACCGGGTCAAAAATCTCGTAAAAAGCGGCGGGCTGGTGCGCCGACAAATTGTCGAGCACCAGCGTCACGCGCGTCGCTTGGGCGTAGTCCTCCTCCAGCAGGCGGGCTACCGCCCGGGCAAACGTGAGTCGGTCATGGCGGTCTTCGACCTGCACCCGGCGGCGACCGGCCAGCGGCTCGTGCAGCATATACACCTGGGCCACGCCCTGGCGGTGGTACTCGCAGTCGTAGCGGGTGCTGCCATCGGGCAGCGGGAGTGGCACGCGGCTTTCGCGTAGTAATTGCTTGGGCGACTCATCCAGGCACACGACTGGCTGGGCTGGGTCGTACGGGCGTTGGTAGACGTCAAGCACCCGTTCCATGGCGCAGACGAAGGCCGCGTTCTGAGCGGGTGGAATCACCCACATCTGTCGCTTCCAGGGCTGTAACGCATTTTTTTTAGTACCCGCCCCACCATCGCCGGGCTGGCCTCGGGCAGCACCTGCAGCGTGACCAGGTGAGCGGCCAACAAGCGCAATGTCCAGTGGGCGTACCCTTCGGGCGGGGTGGAGCAGGCCGCCGCGGCCAGGTGCGCCTCCACCTCCCCGGTGTACTTACTGGCCGGCCACTGCTGGCGGGGCTGCCCCAGCAGGGCGGCCTCCACGCCCGCCTCGCAGGCGCGTTGGCGCAGGCGCTCCAGGGTGCGCGTACTCACGCCGTAGGCTTGGCTAGTCTGGGTGTCGCTCCAGTTCAAGCCGTTTGTAGCTACGGCCAACAGGCACTGAGCCCGCACAAGCCGGGCGCTGGCCACGCGCCGCTGCTGCACGAGTTCCGTTAGCGAGGCCTGTTCTTCGGCCCTCAGCGCTAAGACATAATACTTCGCCATTTGTCAGGTCATTTTACCCGACAAGATACTAGATTTATCCTACTAGGCGTCGGGGTTCAAAAACAGGTAGTCGTAGTGCACCAGGGCGCGCTGGTGCTGCTGGCCCAGCCACTCCAGGGCCCTATCGGCGCCGTATTCGGCGATGCCCAGGGCGAAGGGCTGGCCCGTGGCGTCGTCGGTCAGCCGCACGATGTCGCCCTTCTGGAAGGTGCCCTCGATGGCTACCACGCCCACCGGCAGCAGGCTGCTGGCGTGGCCGGCGGCCGTAAGGGCGGCCCGGGCCCCAGCGTTCACGCGCACCACAGCCTGGGCCGCGGCCTGGGCGTGGGCCAGCCATTTCTTCTTGCTCGACGCCGTTTTGCCCGGCTGGAACCAGGTGTTGACGGCGGTTTCGGCCAGTACGGCGGGCAAGATGCCAGCGGTTTTGCCATTAGCAATGTGCACGCTGATGCCCAGCTTGGCCACCTTGTGCGCCATGTGGCACTTCGTCAGCATGCCGCCGCGCCCAAACTGCGAGCGTTGCGTGGTCACAAAATCGGCGAACCCCGTGGCCCCCGGCGCAATCTCGCGGATGACCTGCGAGCCAGCGGCCGCCGGGTCGCCGTCAAAAATACCGTCCACGTTGCTGAGGATAATGAGCGCGTCGGCGTTGAGCTGCGCGGCAATCAGGCCGGCCAGCTCGTCGTTGTCGGTAAACATCAACTCCGTGACGGCCACCACGTCGTTCTCGTTCACGATGGGCACTACCTGCTGCTGGAGCAGCTCCAGGAAGCAGTTTTGCATGTTCTGGTAGTGCTGGCGGTCGCGGAAATCCTCCTTCGTCACCAGCACCTGGGCCCCCAGCAGGCCGTGGGTAGCCAGGCGCTCGGCGTAGAGGCCCAGCAGCTTCACCTGGCCCAGGGCGGCCAGCACCTGGCGGCTGCGCACGGCGTCGGTTTTGGGCGGCAGGGTGAGCAGGCTGCGCCCCGCGGCCACGGCCCCCGACGATACCACGATGATTTCCAGGCCCTGGGCGTGCAGCGCGGCCACCTGCGCCACCAGCTCGGTGAGGCGGGCCAGGTCAGGCAGGCCGTTGGGCTGGGTGAGGACGTTGGAACCGATTTTGACGACGAGGCGGCGGTAGGGCAGGGGCATGGGGGCAAAAATACCGGGCCGGCGCTGCGCTACGGTCCCGGCCGGCGCGAAATCTCAGGTAAGAAACTCGGACGCGCCCGTGTCGAGCTGGTAATAAGCCCCGACGATCAGCAACTGCTGGCTGGCCACGGCCTGCGACAGGATTTTGGAGTTTTGTAGGCGGTCGATGGTTATCTGCACGTTGGCCTTCACCACGTTGGCGTACCGAACGTCGCCGTCGCCCTTGGCCAGCACCACGGCCGGCCGGATGGCATCGACGAGGGTTTCCATGTCGCCGGGCGCCAATTGGCCCGAATTGATGGAGTCGAGCGTGGCCTTGATGGCCCCGCAGCGCTGGTGCCCCATCACCACCAGCAAGGGCACGTGCAACTCGGCCACCGCAAACTCTAAGGTGCCAATCACCGCGTCGTCCAGGGCGTGGCCGGCGGTGCGCACCACGAACAGGTCGCCTAGGCCCATGTCAAAAATAAGCTCGGGCGACTCCCGCGAGTCGGAACAGGCCAGTACCGTGGCTATTGGGGTTTGCTTCAAAGCCACTTCGCGGCGGCGTTGCAGGGTTTCGTTGGGGTGCTGCAACTGGCCTTTCTGGAAGCGCAGATTGCCGGCCTGGAGCTTGCGCAACGCCTCGGCCGCCGGTGGGACGGGCGCCGCGCCAGCGCCCCGAACGAAGGAGACGGGTAGGGCGGCGGCCAGCAGGCCCAGCCCAGCGCGCTGCAAAAAGGTGCGGCGCGGCGTGTTTTCAGAGAATGACATGGTACTGAACGCTAAACGAATGTTTACGCTAAAGTAGCAGCGGCCCCCAAGGTTCGCAGCTGCTTGTTGATGAAGTCGATTTCCTCGCACGAGAGCGGCACGTCGATGGCCTTGGCGTTTTGCACGGCCTGCTCGGGGTTGCGGGCCCCCACCAGCGCCACCGTGATGCCGGGCTGCGCCAGCGTCCAGCGCAGCACGAGCTGGCCCAGGGTGGCGCCCTTGGTTTCGGCCAGGGGCCGGATCTTGTTTAAGAACTCGTTGACGCGGGTCACGCTTTCGGGCTGGAACAGCTTGTTAGTGCTGCGCAAGTCGCTGGCGTCGAAGTGCTGGCCGGGCTTCATTTTGCCCGTCAGCAAGCCCAGCTGCAGCGGGCTGTACACCAGAATACCTTTGTTATTCGCCTGGCAATACGGCACTAAGTCCTTCTCAATATTACGCCGCAACATGCTGTACGGCATTTGGTTGGAAGCCAGCTTAATGGTTTTTTCGGCTTCTTCCATCTGCGCCACCGAGTAGTTGCTCACGCCCGCGGCGCGCACCTTGCCCTGCTCGATGAGGCGCTGCACGGCCTCCATCGTCTCGTCAATCGGCGTGGTGGTGTCGGGCCAGTGCTGCTGGTAAAGGTCAATGTAGTCCGTGCCCAAGCGCTTGAGGCTGTCCTCGCACTCCTTAATGATGCTGTCGCGGCTGGCGTACTTGTACACGTCGAGGTCGTGGCCTTCGTTGTCCTTGGTTTTCATGGCGAAGTCGCCCTTGGCCAGGTCCCAGCGCATGCCGAACTTGGTGAGCAACTGCACTTTGTCGCGCGGCAGGCTCTTGATGGCCTCGCCCACAATCTGCTCGCTTAGGCCCTGCCCATAGATGGGGGCCGTGTCGATGCTGGTCACGCCCAGCTCGTAGCTGGCGTGGATGGCACCCACGGCGTCGTTCTGCTCGGTGCCGCCCCACATCCAGCCGCCGGCCGCCCAGCTGCCAAACGTAATGCGCGAAACCTTGACGCCCGAGGCACCCAATTCTTGAAATTCCATGATAAAAGGAGTTGACGGACGAAAGAGAAGGCTTTGAAGCCCAAGCTCGTTTTACCCGCCGCCGGTCTAAAATGTTGCCTTATAGGTTCTTTGCCCGTAGTGCGGGAAAGCCAACGTGAACATTCGGGGGCCCCTGGCTTGTTACCGGTCAGCGGACCGCTGCGGGGCCCCGCGCCGCCTGTTTTTTCCAACCCTGCAAATACTCTTCTAAATGAAAGTTGAAATCTGGTCCGATGTGGTGTGCCCGTTCTGCTACATCGGCAAGCGCCGGTTTGAGGACGGCCTCCGGCAATTTGGCCACCCCGAGGCGGTGGAGGTGGTGTGGCGCAGCTTCGAGCTGACGCCCGATTTTCAGCCCGTACCCGGCCAAAACATCCATGAGTCGCTGGCCGCCAAAAAAGGCGTGTCGCCCGCCGAAGGCCGCCGCATGAGCGACCACATGGCGGGCATCGCCCAGGAGGTGGGCCTGGCCTACGACTTCGAGCACACCGTGCCGGCCAACACGTTTTTGGCCCACCAGCTCGTGCACCTGGGGGCCCACCACGGCCGGCAAGACGCCACCAAGGAGCGCCTCATGGCCGCCTACTACACGGAGGGCCGCGACCTGAACGCCGTGGAAACCCTGGCCGCACTGGGCACCGAAGTGGGCCTCGACGCCGATGAAATCCGCCAAGCGCTGGCCGCCGGCACCTACGCCGAAGCCGTGCGCTACGACGAGTACCAGGCCCAGCAAATTGGGGTGCGCGGCGTGCCGTTCTTCGTGTTCGAAGACAAATACGCCGTGTCGGGGGCCCAGCCCGCCGAGCTGTTTGCCGAGGTGCTGGGCAAGGTGTGGGACGAGGCCCAGGCCGCCAAGCCCCAGCTGGTGGCCGTGGCCGGCCAGGCCGACGGCCCCGCCTGTGGCCCCGACGGCTGCGACTAGCGCCGTCGCCCCGGCTTGCGAGCTGCTCATAAAACGGGCCCCGCCACTACTGGCGGGGCCCGTTTGGCGCTGGGGGCCCTGGGGGCGGGGCTGCGGCTTCACCTCGCCATCACTTGGCTGGGGCCCCCGCGCGGGGCCAACGGCCCATTTCCTTGGTAGCTTTCCCGCATGAACGCACATTTTTCCCGGAATTGGGCCCTGGCGCTGCTCGCGGGTGGTGGCCTGCTGGCGCTGGGGGCCGCCCGGCCCCGCCCGGTCGACGAGAGCATCCTCCAGCGGCTGGCCCGCCAGGTGAGCGAATACTACGCCACCGTGCTGCCCGAAAAAGCCTACCTCCACCTCGACAAACCCGTGTACGCCACCGGCGAAACCATCTGGTTCAGCGCCTACGTGGTGGACGGCCTGCGCCACCAGGCCGACTCGCTGAGCAAGGT
This genomic stretch from Hymenobacter sp. PAMC 26628 harbors:
- a CDS encoding carbonic anhydrase, whose translation is MSFSENTPRRTFLQRAGLGLLAAALPVSFVRGAGAAPVPPAAEALRKLQAGNLRFQKGQLQHPNETLQRRREVALKQTPIATVLACSDSRESPELIFDMGLGDLFVVRTAGHALDDAVIGTLEFAVAELHVPLLVVMGHQRCGAIKATLDSINSGQLAPGDMETLVDAIRPAVVLAKGDGDVRYANVVKANVQITIDRLQNSKILSQAVASQQLLIVGAYYQLDTGASEFLT
- a CDS encoding IS630 family transposase; this encodes MWVIPPAQNAAFVCAMERVLDVYQRPYDPAQPVVCLDESPKQLLRESRVPLPLPDGSTRYDCEYHRQGVAQVYMLHEPLAGRRRVQVEDRHDRLTFARAVARLLEEDYAQATRVTLVLDNLSAHQPAAFYEIFDPVRAHALLQRVEFVFTPKHGSWLNMAEIEFAALLTHGLPQRVPDRPTLEAHCYAWQLARNQLGAPTNWQFTTEKARIKLKRLYPTTG
- a CDS encoding DsbA family oxidoreductase, giving the protein MKVEIWSDVVCPFCYIGKRRFEDGLRQFGHPEAVEVVWRSFELTPDFQPVPGQNIHESLAAKKGVSPAEGRRMSDHMAGIAQEVGLAYDFEHTVPANTFLAHQLVHLGAHHGRQDATKERLMAAYYTEGRDLNAVETLAALGTEVGLDADEIRQALAAGTYAEAVRYDEYQAQQIGVRGVPFFVFEDKYAVSGAQPAELFAEVLGKVWDEAQAAKPQLVAVAGQADGPACGPDGCD
- a CDS encoding glutamate-5-semialdehyde dehydrogenase gives rise to the protein MTATATHYAALFSATQQASYALGALAPAATDALLRELAATVRAETPFLLAENARDLARMPAADPRHDRLRLTAERLAGIAADLENVAALPSPLGQTLSDETLPNGLHLSKIRVPLGVVGIIYEARPNVTFDSLALCLKTGNACLLKGGSDAAYSNAAALAVAGPVLERHGLPRAVATLLPPDRAATEALLGAVGFVDVVIPRGSQGMIDYVRQHAKVPVIETGAGVVHTYFDASGDLAKGAAIIANAKTRRVSVCNSLDCLLIHASRLADLPALAAPLAAAGVEIFADAPALGALAGHYPAALLAPANEAHFGTEFLALRMAIKTVPDLAGALAHIARHGSRHSEAIISETPAHIDTFLQRVDAAAVYANASTAFTDGAQFGLGAEIGISTQKLHARGPMGLEELTSYKWLVRGDGQVRLG
- a CDS encoding helix-turn-helix domain-containing protein codes for the protein METRLTLADVHQQHGRNSAAGQVLVYRLEDVARPVSFPHQRRDFYKIKLLCSVQGILGYADQQVAVQDCALILANPLVAFSWERLAGHETGFACLFTEEFLPPALRPDGVAGSPLFRVGGSPVLFPAPAEVHRLSNLFAQLLAEAQSSYVNKNELLRNYLQIILHELLKLEPAAPFHRPGTSAARLSAAFLELLDRQFPIASPQHTLPLKNANEFAQHLAVHTNHLNKALKDVTGKTTTAHIAEKVAAEAKALLRHSDWTLAEIGYCLGFGHAPNFNSFFKKRTGQAPNQYRRQPVVVS
- a CDS encoding helix-turn-helix domain-containing protein — encoded protein: MAKYYVLALRAEEQASLTELVQQRRVASARLVRAQCLLAVATNGLNWSDTQTSQAYGVSTRTLERLRQRACEAGVEAALLGQPRQQWPASKYTGEVEAHLAAAACSTPPEGYAHWTLRLLAAHLVTLQVLPEASPAMVGRVLKKMRYSPGSDRCG
- the proB gene encoding glutamate 5-kinase; the encoded protein is MPLPYRRLVVKIGSNVLTQPNGLPDLARLTELVAQVAALHAQGLEIIVVSSGAVAAGRSLLTLPPKTDAVRSRQVLAALGQVKLLGLYAERLATHGLLGAQVLVTKEDFRDRQHYQNMQNCFLELLQQQVVPIVNENDVVAVTELMFTDNDELAGLIAAQLNADALIILSNVDGIFDGDPAAAGSQVIREIAPGATGFADFVTTQRSQFGRGGMLTKCHMAHKVAKLGISVHIANGKTAGILPAVLAETAVNTWFQPGKTASSKKKWLAHAQAAAQAVVRVNAGARAALTAAGHASSLLPVGVVAIEGTFQKGDIVRLTDDATGQPFALGIAEYGADRALEWLGQQHQRALVHYDYLFLNPDA
- a CDS encoding aldo/keto reductase, whose product is MEFQELGASGVKVSRITFGSWAAGGWMWGGTEQNDAVGAIHASYELGVTSIDTAPIYGQGLSEQIVGEAIKSLPRDKVQLLTKFGMRWDLAKGDFAMKTKDNEGHDLDVYKYASRDSIIKECEDSLKRLGTDYIDLYQQHWPDTTTPIDETMEAVQRLIEQGKVRAAGVSNYSVAQMEEAEKTIKLASNQMPYSMLRRNIEKDLVPYCQANNKGILVYSPLQLGLLTGKMKPGQHFDASDLRSTNKLFQPESVTRVNEFLNKIRPLAETKGATLGQLVLRWTLAQPGITVALVGARNPEQAVQNAKAIDVPLSCEEIDFINKQLRTLGAAATLA
- a CDS encoding DUF6624 domain-containing protein, with the translated sequence MKHLLPLALLLAPPAFAQTKLNLPLKRELDSIYVQDQRYREMMMTGMGPGKAEATEAALHLAKGELGNYLSTNMIRTDSSDMRRVAAIVRRYGYPGKSLVGTPTNEAVWWVIQHSNKIPQYLPLLKAAAETGELPFYRYAQMLDRQLMNDGQEQLYGTQGKGYTVPNPATGAPENIRFIWPIKEAARVNERRKQAGFPTTVEENGAAIGIPYQPVTLDYAKQVQRRAQGR
- a CDS encoding SDR family oxidoreductase gives rise to the protein MENGITGKVVAITGASSGIGEATALLLAAQGAKVVLGARGPERLAALAARIAAAGGEVAYAPTDVRQRADVDKLIQLATSRYGQLDVLISNAGVMPISPLDDLRVADWEDMVDVNLKGVLYGIAAALPLFRQQGFGHFVNTASTAAHKTVPNQAVYSATKFAVRALSEGLRQEAGAHLRVTVISPGFVHTNFADGVTNPEVKAQLEAARDAMALPPAAIARAIAFAIAQPASVDVGEIIVRPTAQG